A stretch of Colletotrichum lupini chromosome 2, complete sequence DNA encodes these proteins:
- a CDS encoding NCS1 nucleoside transporter, with protein sequence MTSLYPSVASFPSNLQSSGVFGVMGGRRIFRYWRLGDGLFLDLLKTERLAKQSTIAIVVAHTFVGFVCIAGGHPGAKWHIGFPLWMKQDGVYGAIRVFCIDSHQHVVWKPTLEGHINLHLAIAPQLHSELADGTMKVYDLISFILKPSQAVLLRLDHGGDSRFVLLIWWTARAGGGGAILADVSKVSGIKPAQWGDLGWAVSDYTRYARKPGDQVLAQLIMEPLETIIQPYAFLEAVRKNEANFGARAGAVRGYRSSRVATAICGNFLIVAGSFNVFLGPIKGIMFADDFLIRKRTMKLTGL encoded by the exons ATGACGTCTCT ATACCCGTCCGTTGCCTCCTTCCCGTCGAACTTGCAGTCCTCGGGAGTTTTTGGGGTTATGGGTGGTCGCCGGATCTTTCGATATTGGCGCTTAGGCGACGGGCTCTTCCTCGATCTCCTGAAGACTGAACGTCTGG CTAAGCAATCGACGATTGCAATCGTCGTCGCTCACACCTTTGTCGGGTTTGTGTGCATAGCTGGAGGCCACCCTGGCGCAAAGTGGCATATCGGGTTTCCGCTTTGGATGAAGCAGGATGGGGTATATGGG GCCATCCGCGTCTTTTGTATTGACAGCCACCAACACGTGGTATGGAAGCCAACGCTTGAGGGTCATATTAACCTGCATCTGGCCATCGCACCTCAATTACATTCCGAGCTTGCGGACGGGACGATGAAAGTCTATGACCTCATCTCCTTCATCCT AAAACCATCGCAAGCCGTTCTTCTTCGCCTCGATCACGGTGGCGACAGCCGTTTTGTGCTATTGATCTGGTGGACGGCTCGTGCTGGCGGTGGAGGTGCCATTCTTGCAGATGTGAGCAAGGTCTCTGGTATCAAGCCTGCGCAATGGGGAGACTTGGGCTGGGCTGTC TCCGACTACACCCGCTATGCACGGAAACCAGGGGACCAGGTCCTCGCTCAGCTAATCATGGAACCCTTGGAAACCATCATT CAGCCCTACGCCTTCCTAGAGGCTGTGCGCAAGAACGAGGCTAATTTCGGCGCCCGGGCTGGGGCCGT TCGCGGGTATCGATCTAGCCGCGTTGCAACCGCGATA TGCGGGAACTTCCTAATCGTGGCCGGCAGCTTCAATGTCTTCCTCGGTCCGATCAAGGGAATCATGTTTGCCGATGACTTCCTCATCCGCAAGCGGACCATGAAGCTTACCGGCCTGTAA
- a CDS encoding 2OG-Fe(II)oxygenase gives MRILHFPEQKHSTDKQSSIGAQTDVECFTIVTQESSGGLEVLSKSGNWAKTDPIPGAFVVNIADCFMRWTDDFYVSTIHKVINKSGNESESNPVKYSIITGGEYYAWRLKRQRSSGVSTSNKSDETYIFSGSEEIFKGSLDHDGQVQNTGFLAIEANNINSIAPHNNHYFIMHLKTATILFALSSTVLAEYITAFHASCSPAPPAAYNDSLRNWRQRICETELKGSYYDEDNQCQVVDPVTADTKKVYHPTLGAAGQPNIKTRCTWIPLGTGVKLRCTLTGRNCCDDLKVTSPYLRQRLPLATNRLEVLTDALHGREVAGIDDTTIFLKAYMLNGSVKLFHSTVYYDVSQTKSVTG, from the exons ATGCGCATTCTCCATTTCCCTGAGCAAAAGCACTCGACAGACAAGCAGAGCAGTATCGGCGCACAAACTGATGTCGAATGCTTTACCATTGTTACTCAAGAATCTTCTGGCGGTTTGGAAGTTCTCAGCAAATCCGGCAACTGGGCCAAGACGGATCCCATCCCCGGCGCATTCGTTGTCAACATTGCCGACTGCTTCATGAGATGGACAGATGACTTCTACGTGTCAACGATCCACAAGGTCATCAATAAGAGTGGGAATGAGAG TGAGAGCAATCCTGTGAAGTACTCCATCATTACTGGGGGAGAATATTATGCCTGGCGCTTGAAGAGGCAGAGAAGTAGCGGAGTTTCGACCTCAAACAAATCAGATGAGACTTATATATTCTCAGGATCC GAAGAAATATTCAAAGGCTCTTTAGACCACGACGGGCAGGTTCAGAACACGGGATTCCTT GCGATTGAAGCAAACAACATCAACTCAATCGCTCCTCATAACAATCACTACTTCATCA TGCATCTCAAGACAGCAACCATCTTGTTCGCCCTGTCTAGCACAGTCTTGGCTGAATATATCACCGCCTTCCACGCCAGCTGTTCACCAGCACCACCTGCCGCGTACAATGACAGCCTGCGCAACTGGAGGCAGAGAATCTGTGAGACGGAGTTGAAGGGGAGCTACTACGACGAGGACAACCAGTGCCAGGTGGTGGATCCCGTTACTGCGGACACCAAAAAGGTCTACCACCCAACCCTTGGCGCAGCAGGTCAGCCCAACATTAAGACGAGATGCACCTG GATCCCGCTCGGCACG GGTGTAAAGCTCCGATGCACTCTCACCGGGCGAAACTGTTGTGATGATCTCAAGGTTACATCACCGTACTTGAGACAGCG TTTACCACTAGCAACCAATAGACTTGAAGTTCTAACCGATGCT TTACATGGCAGAGAAGTGGCAGGCATCGACGATACTACAATTTTTCTGAAAGCTTACATGCTGAATGGG TCCGTCAAACTGTTCCACTCGAC CGTCTATTATGACGTTTCACAGACAAAATCGGTCACCGGTTGA